The following are from one region of the Salmo trutta chromosome 22, fSalTru1.1, whole genome shotgun sequence genome:
- the LOC115157893 gene encoding uncharacterized protein LOC115157893 — MARARVRHAGVCLLLLLIVALVISADAEAEMRRKNLRRQKREWILPPAKIYENTDYTQREYIAKIRSDKDKEAKVEYYLAGKGADKPPFNLFIVNPENGFVRITGILDREKCPMYNLTGVARYRNGTLAEANIPLQIHVIDLNDNSPYFELHSGSIAESSKAGTEIMQIIGKDDDQEGSINSKIHYKIVSQKPAGSGAMFTIDENTGKLFVKDATLDRETHDSYTIIVQGTDLGGAAGGNTGTGTVEIKVLDINDNVPTLEKGQYAGKVDENIADVIVMRIKTVDRDLEHTDNWRAVFHITQGNEDGLFSIETDQDTNEGILKLIKAVDFEEVQKLELGIVIENVAPFVVGGAVAMDVDVNAGEGGGPGAGAGAGAGVGAGVDVGVGVGVDVGGDVGVNAGVDVNVDAGAGPGVGVGAGVKPGVGPGVKPDPNGKPKPKPKPKGGKNYPISIAVNNMPEGPAFKPSTKPVLVSEDPNKMPKDGVIASYPAVDGDTGEPAEDVRYAKAYDPDNWVTIDDKTAEIRLIKTPDRESKFLVNGTYFAKILVITQDMPSKTATGTIAIQVQDSNDHCPMLATTYESVCSGKHTVNATAFDEDVSPNGAPFTFTVVAEGTRGKWEIEHINGTTAVLRSTEALWPGEYEVRVAVADEQGLSCPEPQMFKVEVCTCLEGEDCGSRTISLRQKTTDAKIGTPAIGLLILASCVLLLVPLLLLFCQCRGAFADQFTDLPFDAKEYLISYHTEGKGEDKEVPLLSIPTTVTDGRAALGTESIQPANIATKSSHNTTNNIRQSSGVSSEDMHTLRREQSYRPMGMEMDYTYGLQNGGGVEANMGLGSSTMHSRYATHTSHVKQDNYEDMALPCAFLDGYYSQKVACASQNPPLKDSQLVYDYEGQGSPVGSVGCCSLLESDNDLQFLNDLGPKFKTLADICSPPKPHPKPQPKPRMVERILEPKHPEIKRESIVTASNVNITKSSVRNVNINQSSTSTSRVNISQTPPTSPPATGVSNFSNSQSATFPPPPTQTILLQQQPMYYTTMQPVVQPLMQPIQYVLADGASTTNLKRIVVLNSPPVSGSMGSLGGLVIQGNRVISETSTSPISPSSPGSPTMLGLGSPRSPGWIQGSLPRGGLGGLSVVGHSPDGNYVYMERQVNVSGEPQVGSGVPGVPSQGSLPRGAFLMKEAAPPQGVLGLAAQGVGGGGGGVYGVMPGHTFTRVRQVGGGPIGVGLAGMGPGRVGQIVIGSQELPMWVPQSPPGGRCEQRKGAAPTGESQPTRVTVEIPESFESVAEIERKLVFEGHSESGEQIEEEEEEEEEDEEEEQQEEENEEEEEEPLEQTKETAATEEEPVTLALASEPSTEQVEPSESLEHKLTDQSIESSHPTEEDASTQLNEVSGALDEEGLVDSEDQLSDEDVSMVVEASSEEASMSESDIIDLVGTDQPTEDEDFIDLVGTDQSAEEEDIIHLVGTDQPAEEEDILDLFGTGQQTEEESTELTLEEEVVSESQEVELTVDPVTNGQLEKGITETEEMMVSEAQQDQVTVDDITNSQEEGTAEAEIMSQLQLDVLTVDSLTDNQKEEGKAPEEVFLKSELLIAAYSALDGQEEEGSPEEELVSELQQNQPISHSVTDVQEEGSQGDEEAALSAQIGEVKGEMEEEVEEEMGGEEEEKVEIEAFDESAPEQEYTEVDQDIETSEETETRDSENIEDIPSWFTTGLMPTSGDGLIEEGTVVRESQVSVDQDLSGGADLVTVEGEVESVELVAEEAVCSALKATGDVEESEEEDDEVGESLVTSRQIAEIKTLRVEVDDSENVVGEEMESAVETVEEVKASADQQTESTVATEEVESPSEELAEELEVTSSTPEATGEIAVETGEAINAVAGAAVDDTVVEAAGETLGEATGEAAGTAGGSEQAPKPLASSFRNKFRMGSKKESTPKSPKSPKSPTAKCKQQ; from the exons ATGGCTAGGGCTAGGGTCAGGCATGCAGGAGTCTGCCTGCTGCTTCTGCTGATCGTGGCACTG GTTATCAGTGCTGACGCAGAAGCAGAGATGCGAAGAAAGAATctcaggagacagaagagagaatgGATCCTGCCTCCTGCCAAAATCTACGAGAATACAGACTACACACAAAGAGAATACATTGCCAAG ATCCGCTCTGATAAGGACAAAGAGGCAAAGGTGGAGTATTACCTGGCAGGGAAGGGGGCTGACAAACCCCCCTTTAACCTCTTTATTGTCAACCCCGAGAATGGCTTTGTACGCATCACTGGCATCCTGGATCGGGAGAAATGTCCCATGTACAAC TTGACTGGAGTGGCCAGGTACAGAAACGGGACCTTGGCGGAAGCAAATATTCCTCTGCAGATTCATGTCATTGATCTGAACGATAACTCACCTTACTTTGAGCTGCACTCTGGGTCCATCGCAGAGTCCAGCAAAGCAG GCACAGAAATCATGCAGATCATTGGGAAAGATGACGATCAGGAGGGGAGCATCAACTCTAAGATCCATTACAAGATCGTCAGCCAGAAACCAGCAGGGTCCGGAGCCATGTTCACCATCGATGAGAATACAGGGAAACTCTTCGTCAAGGATGCCACACTGGACAGAGAG ACTCATGATTCGTACACTATAATCGTCCAAGGGACAGATTTGGGCGGGGCAGCTGGAGGCAACACGGGAACAGGAACTGTGGAAATAAAGGTCCTGGACATCAATGACAACGTCCCCACACTGGAGAAGGGGCAG TATGCAGGGAAAGTTGACGAGAACATTGCTGATGTCATTGTGATGAGGATCAAAACAGTGGACAGAGATCTAGAACACACAGATAACTGGCGGGCCGTCTTTCACATCACCCAAGGCAACGAGGACGGACTCTTCTCCATCGAGACGGACCAAGACACCAACGAAGGCATTCTGAAGCTGATCAAG GCAGTAGATTTCGAGGAAGTCCAGAAATTAGAACTTGGAATAGTCATTGAGAACGTAGCTCCTTTTGTTGTAGGGGGTGCTGTAGCGATGGATGTGGATGTTAATGCTGGGGAGGGGGGAGGGCCgggagctggagctggagctggggcaGGGGTTGGAGCTGGTGTTGATGTAGGAGTGGGTGTTGGTGTAGATGTTGGGGGAGATGTGGGGGTGAATGCAGGAGTGGATGTGAATGTAGATGCTGGAGCTGGGCCCGGGGTAGGTGTTGGGGCTGGGGTTAAACCAGGAGTTGGGCCTGGGGTTAAGCCTGATCCCAATGGGAAGCCGAAACCAAAGCCAAAACCTAAAGGGGGGAAGAACTACCCGATTTCGATCGCAGTTAACAACATGCCGGAAGGTCCAGCATTTAAGCCCAGCACCAAGCCTGTGCTTGTCTCTGAGGATCCCAACAAAATGCCGAAGGATGGAGTGATCGCCTCGTACCCTGCTGTGGACGGAGATACAGGGGAGCCTGCTGAGGACGTCAG GTATGCCAAAGCCTATGACCCAGACAACTGGGTGACCATCGATGACAAGACAGCTGAGATAAGACTTATCAAGACGCCAGATCGAGAGTCTAAGTTCTTGGTGAATGGGACATACTTTGCCAAGATACTCGTCATTACCCAAG ATATGCCCTCTAAGACAGCCACGGGCACCATAGCCATCCAGGTCCAAGACTCCAACGACCACTGCCCCATGCTGGCTACTACCTATGAGAGCGTGTGCTCGGGCAAACATACGGTCAACGCCACTGCGTTCGACGAGGATGTCTCGCCCAATGGAGCTCCGTTCACCTTCACCGTGGTGGCTGAGGGGACACGTGGCAAATGGGAAATAGAACACATCAATG GCACGACGGCTGTCTTGCGATCTACTGAGGCGTTGTGGCCGGGTGAGTATGAGGTGAGGGTGGCGGTAGCAGACGAGCAGGGCCTGTCCTGCCCAGAGCCACAGATGTTCAAGGTGGAGGTATGTACCTGTTTGGAGGGAGAAGACTGTGGCTCCAGGACTATCAGTTTACGCCAAAAGACCACCGATGCCAAAATTGGTACCCCCGCCATCGGACTGCTCATCTTAGCCAGCTGTGTTCTGCTAC TGGTAcctctgctgctgctgttctGTCAGTGTAGAGGAGCCTTCGCTGACCAGTTCACTGACCTGCCGTTCGATGCCAAGGAATACCTCATATCCTACCACactgagggaaagggagaggataAG gAGGTGCCCCTACTCAGTATTCCTACGACCGTAACTGATGGAAGGGCTGCACTAGGAACAGAATCAATTCAGCCAGCAAACATCGCCACAAAATCCTCACATAATACTACAAACAATATACGTCAGAGCAGTGGGGTCTCCAGTGAGGACATGCATACACTGCGTCGGGAGCAGAGCTACAGGCCCATGGGTATGGAGATGGACTACACCTATGGACTCCAGAATGGTGGAGGCGTTGAGGCTAATATGGGGCTGGGAAGCAGCACCATGCATTCCAGATAcgccacacacacctcacatgtCAAACAAGACAACTATGAGGACATGGCACTCCCATGTGCTTTCCTGGATGGCTACTACTCACAG AAAGTGGCATGTGCATCTCAGAACCCTCCACTGAAAGACAGTCAGTTGGTGTATGACTACGAGGGCCAGGGCTCTCCTGTGGGCTCGGTGGGATGCTGCAGCCTCCTGGAATCTGACAACGACCTCCAGTTCCTCAATGACCTGGGGCCAAAGTTCAAGACCCTGGCTGACATCTGCTCTCCTCCAAAACCTCACCCCAAACCTCAACCCAAACCCAGAATGGTGGAGCGCATCTTAGAGCCAAAACACCCTGAAATCAAAAGAGAGAGCATCGTCACCGCCAGCAATGTCAACATCACCAAATCTTCCGTTAGAAATGTCAATATCAACCAATCGTCCACCAGCACCAGCAGAGTCAATATCTCCCAAACACCTCCCACCAGTCCCCCTGCCACTGGGGTTAGTAACTTCTCTAACAGTCAGTCCGCCACTTTCCCACCGCCCCCTACCCAGACGATTCTGCTGCAGCAACAGCCTATGTACTACACCACCATGCAGCCCGTGGTGCAGCCCCTGATGCAacccatacagtatgtactggCTGATGGCGCCTCTACTACCAATCTAAAGCGTATTGTAGTGCTCAACAGTCCCCCTGTGTCTGGAAGCATGGGAAGTCTGGGAGGCCTTGTCATCCAAGGCAACAGGGTTATATCAGAGACCTCCACTAGCCCCATCAGTCCCAGTAGCCCAGGAAGCCCCACCATGCTGGGGCTGGGTAGTCCCAGAAGTCCTGGGTGGATCCAAGGCTCCCTACCCAGAGGTGGCCTGGGTGGTCTGTCTGTAGTGGGGCACAGCCCTGATGGTAATTATGTTTACATGGAAAGGCAGGTTAATGTAAGTGGAGAGCCACAGGTGGGGTCTGGGGTCCCAGGTGTACCTTCTCAGGGCAGTTTGCCCAGGGGTGCGTTCCTGATGAAGGAGGCTGCTCCCCCTCAGGGGGTTTTAGGCCTGGCAGCCCAGGgtgtgggtgggggtggtggaggtgTGTATGGCGTTATGCCAGGACACACCTTTACAAGGGTGAGGCAGGTTGGGGGTGGGCCTATtggggttgggctggctggaATGGGGCCAGGGAGGGTAGGGCAGATAGTTATAGGATCGCAGGAACTCCCAATGTGGGTGCCACAGAGCCCCCCAGGGGGTCGCTGTGAACAGAGGAAGGGGGCAGCGCCAACAGGTGAATCTCAACCAACTCGGGTTACTGTTGAAATACCAGAGTCATTTGAGTCAGTGGCAGAGATTGAGAGGAAACTGGTGTTTGAGGGCCATAGTGAATCAGGTGAGCaaatagaggaggaggaagaggaagaggaggaggacgaagaagaggaacagcaggaggaagagaacgaggaggaggaggaggagccttTAGAACAGACAAAAGAAACAGCTGCGACTGAGGAAGAACCCGTAACTTTAGCTTTGGCCTCAGAGCCATCAACAGAACAGGTTGAGCCATCTGAGTCACTGGAACACAAACTAACAGACCAATCCATTGAGTCAAGCCATCCAACAGAGGAAGATGCATCAACTCAATTAAATGAAGTCTCTGGAGCTCTCGATGAAGAAGGCCTAGTTGACTCTGAGGACCAGCTGTCCGATGAGGATGTGTCCATGGTAGTCGAGGCCTCCTCAGAAGAAGCCTCCATGTCCGAATCAGACATTATAGATTTAGTTGGTACAGATCAGCCAACCGAGGATGAAGACTTTATAGATCTAGTTGGTACAGATCAGTCAGCCGAGGAAGAAGACATTATACATCTAGTTGGTACAGATCAGCCAGCAGAGGAAGAAGACATTCTAGATTTATTTGGTACAGGTCAGCAAACCGAGGAAGAATCAACAGAACTGACTCTGGAGGAGGAAGTGGTTTCAGAATCGCAGGAAGTTGAGCTGACGGTGGATCCAGTCACTAACGGTCAACTAGAGAAGGGTATTACTGAGACAGAAGAGATGATGGTATCAGAAGCACAGCAAGATCAGGTCACAGTTGATGACATCACTAATAGCCAGGAGGAGGGTACAGCTGAGGCGGAAATTATGTCACAGCTTCAGTTAGATGTGCTCACAGTAGATAGCCTAACAGATAATCAGAAAGAGGAGGGGAAGGCACCTGAAGAAGTTTTCTTAAAATCAGAATTGCTCATAGCAGCTTACAGTGCACTTGATGGCCAAGAAGAAGAGGGTAGTCCTGAGGAGGAATTGGTGTCAGAGTTGCAGCAGAATCAGCCAATATCACATAGCGTCACTGATGTCCAGGAGGAGGGAAGTCAGGGAGATGAGGAGGCAGCGCTGAGTGCTCAGATAGGAGAggtgaagggagagatggaggaagaagtggaggaagagatggggggagaagaggaggaaaaggtggag ATTGAAGCATTTGATGAGTCAGCACCAGAACAGGAGTACACAGAGGTAgatcaggacatagagacatcagAAGAGACTGAAACACGAGACTCAGAGAACATAGAGGACATACCAAGCTGGTTTACTACAGGCCTGATGCCAACGTCAGGTGATGGATTGATAGAAGAGGGCACTGTTGTTAGGGAGAGCCAAGTTTCTGTTGATCAAGATTTATCTGGAGGCGCAGACTTAGTGACTGTGGAGGGTGAGGTGGAGTCTGTTGAACTAGTGGCAGAAGAAGCAGTTTGTTCAGCCCTAAAGGCTACAGGTGATGTAGAGGAATCTGAAGAAGAGGATGACGAGGTGGGAGAGAGTCTGGTCACCTCTCGCCAAATCGCTGAAATCAAAACACTAAGAGTAGAAGTAGACGATAGTGAGAATGTagtaggagaggagatggagtcTGCTGTGGAGACAGTTGAGGAAGTAAAGGCTAGTGCTGACCAACAAACAGAG